CCACAGTCCGGACAGGTCCCCGTGGACAGGAACCGGTCCACCCGGGCGAGCCGCTTGCCGGACTCGTCCGCCCCGGCCCGCTCCAGCTCCTTCAGCACGGTCAACCGCGCGTTGCGGAAGGTGAAGTCGAGATCGTGGACACCTTTCACCGAGGTCACGGTGATGTGCTTCTTCTCCTCGGGACCGTCCAGCACGATCTGCCGTTCCGCCGCCGTCAGATCCCGCCACGGCACACCGGTACGGACCCCGAACTCGCGGGCGATGGCGGGCTGGACATTGAATCCGAACATGTTCCAGGGTGCCACGGCACCGTCATCCAGGGACTTCGACGGGTCGGGGACCAGGGTGGCGTCATCGACGGTCCGGACCGACCCGGTGCCGCCGCACCGTGGGCAGGCGCCGGCGGAGTTGAAGGCCAGCGCCTCCGCGCCGGGCGCGTGGACCTCGGCCCCGCATTGCGGGCAGAGCAGGGGAGTTTCCGCGGCGACGGCCAGCGAGGGCGGGACGCGGTGGCCGTTCGGGCAGCGGTGGGAACTCAGCCGCGAGAACATCAGACGCAGGACGTTGAGCAGTTCGGTCGACGTGCCGAAGGTGGAGCGGACACCCGGGACACCGGGCCGCTGGCGCAGGGCGAGGGCCGCGGGCACGTGTTCGACGGCGTCCACGTCGGCGCGGGCCGACTGTGCCATCCTGCGGCGGGTGTAGGTCGACAGTGCCTCGATGTAGCGGCGGGAACCCTCCGCGTAGAGGACGCCGAGGGCGAGGGAGGACTTGCCCGACCCGGACACCCCGGCGATGCCCACCAGCTTGTTGAGGGGGATGTCGACGTCGACGTCCTTCAGGTTGTTCACCCGGGCACCGCGGACGCTGATGTGGTCGGGGAGCGGGGGTCGGGAAGTGTGCATGGTCCCCAGGGTAGGTGCGCCGGACGCGGTGGCGCCGGGCTCCCGGTTCCGGCGAGGGGGTGATTCAGGTGCTGTATTGTCCGGGGAAACAAGGTGGCTGCCGGAGGGGCGGTCGGGGAAGAACGGAGTGGGATCTGCCGTGGATGATCAGTGGGGACGACCGGGGCCACCGCAGGGACAGGGCCATGTGCCGGGACAGGGCCAGGGCCCTCTCCGGCCGTACCCGGGACCGGGGCCGGCCGGTCCTGCCCCGGTCGCACCGGAGTGGGGGCCACCCCTGCTGGCACCGGCGGGGCCGGACCCGGCGGTGCTGGTGCTCCGGATTCTGGCGACCGTGTTCTCGGTCCTGGGGGTCGCCGTCGGCGGGTTCATGTCCCTGATGCTGCTGGGACTGTCCGCGATGTGCACCGACGACGGGGACGGCGGCGACTGCGCCGGCTGGGTGGCGACGGCGTTCATCCCGGTCTGCGTGGCGCTCGTGTCCCTGATCTGTGCCGTCGTCGCCTGGCTCGTGAAGAAGCGGCCGCTGGCGATCGGCTTCTCCGTGGCGTCCCTGGTCGGCGCTGTCGCCGTGGTCGGCGTCCTCAGCCTCATCTTCCTGTAGCGGGACGGCAGACGCCCGGGAACATGGTCACGGAGACCACGTTCCCGGGTGTCTGTCCCGCCACGGGGTGTGCCCGGGGGCCACCGTGGTGGTCCGGGCGGACCGACGACTAGTCGCGGTCGGTGTTGGCCATGGCCAGCACATCGAGGCGCTTGTCCAGCTCTTCCTCGGACAGCTTCTCCGGGACGAAGCCCAGGTCGATGACGGTCTGGCGGATGGTCTTGCCCTCCTTCAGCGCGGTCTTCGCGACCTTCGCGGCGGCCTCGTAGCCGATCGCGGAGTTCAGCGGGGTGACGATCGAGGGGGAGGACTCGGCCAGGGTCCGCATGCGGTTCTCGTCGGGGACGATGCCGTCGACGAGACGGGTGGCGAAGACGCGGGCGGTGTTGGCCAGCAGCTTGGCGGACTCGAGGACGTTGCGCGCCATCATCGGGATGAAGACGTTGAGCTCGAAGTGGCCCTGGGCGCCACCGAAGGTGATGGCGGCGTCGTTGCCGATGACCTGGGCGGCGACCTGGGTGGCGGTCTCGCACAGCACCGGGTTGACCTTGCCCGGCATGATGGAGGAGCCCGGCTGGAGGTCCGGCAGGTGGATCTCGCCGAGGCCGGTCAGCGGGCCGGAACCCATGAGACGGATGTCGTTGGCGATCTTGTTCAGCGACACGGCGATGGTGCGCATCGCACCGGAGAACTCGACGAGACCGTCGCGGGCGGCCTGGGCCTCGAAGTGGTTCTTCGCCTCCTTCAGCTGCTCGACGCCGGTGAGCTTCTTGAGCTCCTCGGTGACCTTCGCACCGAAGTCGGCGGAGGTGTTCAGGCCGGTGCCGGTGGCGGTGCCGCCGATGGCGAGCTCACCGAGGCGGGGCAGGGTGGCCTCGATGCGCTCGATGCCGGCCTCGATCTGGCGGGCGTAGCCGCCGAACTCCTGGCCGAGGGTGACCGGCACGGCGTCCATGAGGTGGGTACGGCCGGACTTGACGATGTGCTCCCACTCGGCGGACTTCGCGGCGAGCGAGTCCTTGAGCTGCGACAGGGCCGGGATGAGGTCGGTGACGGCGGCCTCGGTGGCGGCGACGTGGGTGGCGGTCGGGAACGTGTCGTTCGACGACTGGCCCATGTTGACGTCGTCGTTCGGGTGGATCTCCACACCGTTCTGCTTCGCCAGCGAGGCGATGACCTCGTTGGTGTTCATGTTGGAGGAGGTGCCGGACCCGGTCTGGAAGACGTCGATCGGGAACTCGTCGTTGTAGGTGCCCGCGGCGATCTCCTTGGCGGCCGCGATGATGGCATCGGCCTTCTCGGCGGAGAGTGCGCCGGAGTCCTTGTTGACCTGGGCGCAGGCGGCCTTCAGCAGGCCCATGGCGCGGATCTGGGTGGCCTCCAGGGGGCGGTCGGAGATCGGGAAGTTCTCCACGGCACGCTGGGTCTGGGCACGCCACAGGGCGTTGACCGGGACCTTGACCTCGCCCATCGTGTCGTGCTCGATGCGGAATTCCTGCTCGCTCATGTGTCCTGTCATGTCCTTTACTTGATGATGTGACGGAGACCATTGTGGCGCACCGCCGGTGAGGGTCGCACCGCGCACCCCGCTTCAGGGGTGAGGTGAACCTGTACTACTGGTGGCCGCGGTGGGGGCGTCCCCACCGCGGCCGGGTCGGACGACGGTTACACGTAGTCCTGGACCTCGTAGGCCCGCAGCTTCTCCAGCTGGTGGAGGGCCTCGACGCGACGGACCGTGCCGGACCGCGAGCGCATGACCAGCGAGTGGGTGCTGGCGCCGTTCTTCCGGTAGGCGACACCGCGCAGCAGGTCACCGTTGGTCACGCCGGTGGCGACGAAGTAGCAGTTGTCGGACTTGACCAGGTCGGCGGTGGTGAGCACCGTGTCCAGGTCGAGGCCGGCGTCGAGCGCCTTCTGCCGCTCGGCGTCGTCCTTCGGGGCGAGGATGCCCTGGATCTCGCCGCCCATGCACTTCATGGCGCAGGCGGTGATGATGCCCTCCGGCGTGCCGCCGGTACCCATCATGATGTCGACGGAGCTCGAGGATTCCGCGGCGTGCACGGCGCCGGCGACGTCGCCGTCACCGATGAGCCGGACCTTGGCGCCGGCGGCGCGGATCTCGGAGATGAGCTGCTCGTGGCGCGGCCGGTCGAGCACGACGACGGTGACGTCGTTGGGGTGGACGCCCTTGGCCTTGGCGACCGCGTCGACGTTGTAGGCGACCGGGGCGGAGATGTCGATGACGCCGGCGGCCTCCGGGCCGACGGCGATCTTCTTCATGTAGAACACCGCGGAGGGGTCGTACATGGTGCCGCGCTCGGCGGCGGCCAGCACCGAGATGGCGTTCGGACGCCCCTGGGACATCAGGGTGGTGCCGTCGACCGGGTCGACGGCGATGTCGATGGCGGCACCTTCGCCGGTACCGACGTGCTCGCCGTTGAACAGCATCGGGGCTTCGTCCTTCTCGCCCTCGCCGATGACGACGACGCCGTCCATCTGGACCGTGTTGATCATGGTGCGCATCGCGTCCACGGCGGCACCGTCGCCCTCGTTCTTCATCCCGCGGCCGACCCACTTACCGGATGCCAGGGCGGCGGCTTCCGTGACGCGGACGAGCTCCATCGCCAGGTTCCGGTCCGGCTCCTTGAGGGGAACTTCAGTGGGGAGGCTGGATTCTGCCGCCATGACTACCATCTTTCTTCGATACTGTCGGGAAATATTCCGTACGGTCCTATTGTTCCACGTTCCCCGTCGGCCGTGTGATACAGGTCGGCTCCACCTCCGTTATGAGGGGTCCGGGGGAGGTCTGACATAATCGGGCGGGTGAAGATCGCGAAGCCGAAACTGTTCAGCAACACCCGGGACCTCATCATCTCGCTGGCGGTCCTGGCGGTGG
This is a stretch of genomic DNA from Corynebacterium nuruki S6-4. It encodes these proteins:
- the glpX gene encoding class II fructose-bisphosphatase → MAAESSLPTEVPLKEPDRNLAMELVRVTEAAALASGKWVGRGMKNEGDGAAVDAMRTMINTVQMDGVVVIGEGEKDEAPMLFNGEHVGTGEGAAIDIAVDPVDGTTLMSQGRPNAISVLAAAERGTMYDPSAVFYMKKIAVGPEAAGVIDISAPVAYNVDAVAKAKGVHPNDVTVVVLDRPRHEQLISEIRAAGAKVRLIGDGDVAGAVHAAESSSSVDIMMGTGGTPEGIITACAMKCMGGEIQGILAPKDDAERQKALDAGLDLDTVLTTADLVKSDNCYFVATGVTNGDLLRGVAYRKNGASTHSLVMRSRSGTVRRVEALHQLEKLRAYEVQDYV
- a CDS encoding class II fumarate hydratase, whose product is MSEQEFRIEHDTMGEVKVPVNALWRAQTQRAVENFPISDRPLEATQIRAMGLLKAACAQVNKDSGALSAEKADAIIAAAKEIAAGTYNDEFPIDVFQTGSGTSSNMNTNEVIASLAKQNGVEIHPNDDVNMGQSSNDTFPTATHVAATEAAVTDLIPALSQLKDSLAAKSAEWEHIVKSGRTHLMDAVPVTLGQEFGGYARQIEAGIERIEATLPRLGELAIGGTATGTGLNTSADFGAKVTEELKKLTGVEQLKEAKNHFEAQAARDGLVEFSGAMRTIAVSLNKIANDIRLMGSGPLTGLGEIHLPDLQPGSSIMPGKVNPVLCETATQVAAQVIGNDAAITFGGAQGHFELNVFIPMMARNVLESAKLLANTARVFATRLVDGIVPDENRMRTLAESSPSIVTPLNSAIGYEAAAKVAKTALKEGKTIRQTVIDLGFVPEKLSEEELDKRLDVLAMANTDRD